A genome region from Dickeya chrysanthemi NCPPB 402 includes the following:
- a CDS encoding carbohydrate ABC transporter permease has translation MNENRMLGLAYISPYIIGLIVFTAFPFLSSFVLSFTEYDLMSPPTFTGLENYHRMFMEDDLFWKSMGVTFAYVFLTIPLKLIFALLIAFVLNFKLRGIGFFRTAYYVPSILGSSVAIAVLWRALFAIDGLLNSFIGVFGLDPVNWLGEPSLALMSVTLLRVWQFGSAMVIFLAALQNVPQSQYEAAMIDGASKWQMFLKVTVPLITPVIFFNFIMQTTQAFQEFTAPYVITGGGPTHYTYLFSLYIYDTAFKYFDMGYGAALAWVLFLVVAVFAAISFKSSKYWVFYSADKGGKNG, from the coding sequence ATGAATGAAAACAGAATGCTGGGGTTAGCTTATATCTCTCCCTATATAATAGGGTTGATAGTTTTCACTGCTTTCCCCTTTCTTTCATCATTTGTGCTCAGTTTTACTGAGTACGATTTAATGAGTCCCCCCACATTCACCGGGCTGGAAAATTACCACCGGATGTTTATGGAGGACGATCTTTTCTGGAAATCCATGGGAGTAACATTTGCTTATGTCTTTTTGACTATCCCGCTGAAACTGATTTTTGCACTGCTTATTGCGTTCGTGCTGAATTTCAAGTTACGCGGAATCGGTTTTTTCCGTACCGCTTATTACGTACCGTCGATTCTCGGCAGCAGCGTGGCTATCGCCGTACTGTGGCGCGCCTTGTTCGCCATCGACGGGTTGCTGAACAGCTTTATCGGCGTCTTTGGTTTAGATCCGGTCAACTGGTTGGGTGAACCGTCGCTGGCGCTGATGTCGGTTACCTTACTGCGTGTCTGGCAGTTCGGTTCCGCGATGGTGATCTTCCTGGCTGCCTTGCAAAACGTACCGCAATCGCAGTATGAAGCGGCGATGATCGATGGCGCGTCGAAATGGCAGATGTTCCTGAAAGTCACCGTACCGCTGATTACACCGGTTATTTTCTTCAACTTTATTATGCAGACGACGCAAGCGTTTCAGGAATTTACCGCGCCCTACGTCATTACCGGTGGTGGCCCAACCCACTACACCTATCTGTTCTCGCTCTATATCTATGATACGGCATTCAAGTATTTCGATATGGGGTACGGCGCGGCCCTGGCATGGGTGCTGTTCCTGGTGGTAGCCGTATTCGCCGCTATCTCCTTTAAATCGTCTAAATACTGGGTGTTCTATTCCGCCGATAAAGGAGGAAAAAATGGCTGA
- a CDS encoding carbohydrate ABC transporter permease, translating into MADIHSPLSAQSIAAAEVRRTLRREKISAAMRYIILLFVGILMLYPLAWMFSASFKPNHEIFTTLSLWPAHATWDGFINGWKTGTEYNFGHYMINTFQYVIPKVVLTVISSTIVAYGFARFEIPWKNFWFATLIATMLLPSTVLLIPQYIMFREMGMLNSYLPLYVPVAFATHGFFVFMLIQFLRGVPRDMEEAAQIDGCNSWQVLWYVVVPILKPAIISVALFQFMWSMNDFIGPLIYVYSVDKYPIALALKMSIDVTEGAPWNEILAMASISILPSIIIFFMAQRYFVQGVTSSGIKG; encoded by the coding sequence ATGGCTGATATTCATTCCCCACTGTCTGCGCAGAGTATCGCCGCGGCAGAAGTTCGCCGCACGCTGCGCCGTGAAAAAATCAGTGCTGCCATGCGTTACATTATTTTGCTGTTCGTCGGCATTCTGATGCTCTATCCGTTAGCGTGGATGTTCTCGGCATCGTTCAAACCGAACCATGAGATTTTCACGACCCTCAGCCTGTGGCCGGCACATGCCACCTGGGATGGCTTTATCAATGGCTGGAAAACCGGCACTGAGTACAACTTCGGTCACTACATGATCAATACCTTTCAGTATGTGATTCCGAAAGTGGTGCTGACGGTGATCTCTTCCACCATCGTGGCTTATGGTTTTGCCCGGTTTGAAATTCCGTGGAAAAACTTTTGGTTCGCGACCTTGATCGCCACCATGTTGCTGCCAAGTACCGTTTTACTGATTCCGCAGTACATCATGTTCCGTGAAATGGGCATGCTGAACAGTTATCTGCCGTTGTATGTCCCGGTCGCATTCGCTACGCATGGGTTCTTTGTATTCATGCTGATTCAGTTCCTGCGCGGCGTACCGCGTGATATGGAAGAAGCCGCACAGATCGATGGCTGTAACTCCTGGCAGGTATTGTGGTACGTCGTCGTACCCATTCTGAAACCGGCCATCATTTCGGTTGCGCTGTTCCAGTTCATGTGGTCAATGAACGACTTTATCGGCCCGCTGATTTACGTTTACAGCGTGGACAAATACCCGATTGCGCTGGCTCTGAAAATGTCTATCGACGTAACAGAAGGCGCACCGTGGAACGAAATTCTGGCAATGGCGAGTATCTCCATTCTGCCGTCCATCATTATTTTCTTCATGGCTCAGCGCTACTTCGTTCAGGGCGTTACCAGCAGCGGAATTAAAGGTTAA